Below is a window of Mycolicibacterium chitae DNA.
AGCGCGAGGGTCAGTCGCGCCATCGGCCACTCGCCGCCACTGTTGGTCACCGCCGAGCGGACCCGGTTGCGCGACTCCTGCACCGCCGTGTCGGGCAGACCGACCAGGTGCACGCCGGGCAACCCGGAGGTGATGTCGGCCTCGATCTCCACCAGTTCGCCCTGCAATCCGGTGACGCCCACCGAGTAGGCCCGTCCGAGCGCCATCACGCCACGCCCCGCAGATGGTTGATCTCCGGGGTGCGGCGCCGCCCGATCCGGACCCCGATGACGTCGATGCGCAGACCCCGATACCGGCGGTCCTGACCGGCCAGCCACAGGCCCGCCAGGCGGCGCAACCGGCGCACCTTCTGCGGTGGCACCGCCTCGGCCAGGCCGCCGAAGCCGTCCCCGGTGCGTGTCTTGACCTCGACGAAAACCACGGTGCCGGAGCCGTTCTCGACGGCGATGACATCGAGCTCGCCGTAGCGGCAGCGCCAGTTGCGCGCCAGGATGGTCAACCCCAGGTTCTGCAGATGCTCAACGGCCAGTTGCTCCCCCAGCGCCCCCAGCTGGGCCCGCGTCCACGTCGTCATGGCACCCAGGGTGGGCGCAGCACCCGACATCGCGTGCTCGCCTCATCGGCTTTTCCGGGTCAGGAAGCGCTGTTGTCCACAGTCGGGTCTCGATCCACAGCCCGGGCTGGACCAGCCGCATCG
It encodes the following:
- a CDS encoding YraN family protein, whose protein sequence is MTTWTRAQLGALGEQLAVEHLQNLGLTILARNWRCRYGELDVIAVENGSGTVVFVEVKTRTGDGFGGLAEAVPPQKVRRLRRLAGLWLAGQDRRYRGLRIDVIGVRIGRRRTPEINHLRGVA